One Mailhella massiliensis DNA segment encodes these proteins:
- a CDS encoding amidohydrolase family protein translates to MEDSRHDFASFRKIDAHSHIGSFGSPFNVDFNTELLARQMDEYNIEKTILCPAGAHLNEEVNAAWHAMPERILPLCWVNANLGQAAYDMLEHYLRDEHFAGVKMQPLFDAFTADSPMVDPIMDIARAYRVPVFIHCGHPPFSLPWQIGLLAERHPDVPTVMIHMGHGHGVYIEGSINMAKKYDNLFLEVSGMPMGCQIKNAYETVGADRVMFGIDSPFHHPTVEIQRTLSCGLPDSALEDVFYNNAAGFMGLKQSA, encoded by the coding sequence ATGGAAGATTCCCGGCATGATTTCGCGTCGTTCAGAAAAATCGACGCCCATTCCCATATCGGTTCCTTCGGAAGCCCCTTCAACGTGGATTTCAATACGGAGCTTCTCGCCCGGCAGATGGACGAGTACAACATAGAAAAAACCATACTCTGCCCGGCGGGCGCGCACCTCAACGAGGAAGTGAACGCGGCATGGCACGCCATGCCCGAACGCATCCTGCCCCTCTGCTGGGTCAATGCGAACCTGGGACAGGCGGCGTACGACATGCTCGAACATTATCTGCGCGACGAGCATTTTGCCGGCGTGAAGATGCAGCCTCTTTTCGATGCCTTCACCGCCGATTCCCCCATGGTCGACCCCATCATGGACATTGCCCGGGCGTACCGTGTGCCCGTGTTCATCCACTGCGGGCATCCGCCTTTTTCCCTGCCCTGGCAGATAGGTCTGCTTGCCGAACGCCATCCCGATGTGCCCACGGTGATGATACACATGGGGCACGGCCACGGCGTGTATATCGAGGGCAGCATCAACATGGCGAAGAAGTACGACAACCTCTTTCTTGAAGTATCGGGTATGCCCATGGGCTGCCAGATTAAAAACGCCTATGAAACCGTGGGGGCCGACAGGGTGATGTTCGGCATTGATTCCCCCTTCCATCATCCCACGGTGGAAATACAGCGCACTCTCTCCTGCGGCCTGCCCGACAGCGCGCTGGAAGACGTGTTCTACAACAATGCCGCGGGATTCATGGGCCTGAAGCAGTCCGCCTGA
- the rpmE gene encoding 50S ribosomal protein L31, which yields MKEGIHPKVYKAKLVCACGNVVEVLSTKGETVHVEICSACHPFFTGKQRFVDTAGRIDRFRKKYAKFAK from the coding sequence ATGAAAGAAGGCATCCATCCCAAAGTGTACAAGGCCAAGCTTGTCTGCGCCTGCGGCAACGTCGTGGAAGTTCTTTCCACCAAGGGCGAAACCGTCCATGTCGAAATCTGCTCCGCCTGCCATCCGTTCTTCACCGGTAAGCAGCGCTTCGTCGACACCGCCGGCCGTATCGACCGCTTCCGCAAGAAGTACGCCAAATTCGCGAAGTAA
- the ccsA gene encoding cytochrome c biogenesis protein CcsA: protein MDWTDIPSHLSLALYALATVAALAGVLGRSLRVKKLSCLLCTAGFAAHTLWLAAALATGAFSAVSRGFYLLPLSWFLVLAGLFMARRQHMDIALHFAAPWAFFLCACALGFSSTPGAMTMAGPLFVLHLAAIFVGVGVMAVAAGAGALFLWQEGTIKKKMPLGGFRKDLPALGALDKVNAMATLIGFPCYSLGVLCGFLWARISWGTFVSGDLKEWVSLIILAVYALLFHQRQALGWRGRKPAILALVIFAASLFSMFVVNTVFPTQHGF, encoded by the coding sequence ATGGACTGGACTGATATTCCCTCCCACCTCAGCCTCGCCCTCTACGCGCTGGCCACCGTGGCCGCCCTCGCCGGGGTGCTCGGCCGCTCTTTAAGGGTAAAGAAACTTTCCTGCCTGCTCTGCACCGCAGGCTTTGCCGCCCACACGCTCTGGCTCGCGGCAGCCCTTGCCACGGGAGCCTTCAGCGCCGTGTCGCGCGGGTTCTACCTTCTGCCGCTTTCGTGGTTTCTGGTGCTTGCCGGGCTCTTCATGGCCCGACGCCAGCACATGGACATAGCCCTGCATTTCGCCGCGCCGTGGGCCTTCTTCCTCTGCGCCTGCGCGCTGGGCTTTTCCTCCACGCCGGGCGCCATGACCATGGCCGGACCGCTTTTCGTGCTGCACCTGGCCGCCATTTTCGTGGGCGTGGGCGTCATGGCCGTGGCCGCGGGCGCCGGCGCGCTCTTCCTGTGGCAGGAAGGAACCATCAAGAAAAAAATGCCGCTGGGAGGCTTCCGCAAGGATCTGCCCGCTCTGGGCGCGCTCGACAAGGTGAACGCCATGGCCACGCTCATCGGCTTCCCCTGCTACAGTCTGGGCGTTTTGTGCGGCTTCCTCTGGGCCCGCATCAGCTGGGGCACTTTCGTGAGCGGCGATCTCAAGGAATGGGTCTCGCTCATCATCCTCGCGGTGTACGCCCTGCTCTTCCATCAGCGCCAGGCTCTCGGCTGGCGCGGACGCAAGCCCGCCATACTGGCGCTCGTCATCTTTGCCGCCTCGCTGTTCTCCATGTTCGTGGTGAACACCGTCTTTCCCACGCAGCACGGCTTCTAG
- a CDS encoding MmgE/PrpD family protein gives MQEQSMTGAVAEYALGLKAEDIPEDVRRHARILAADHIACAFGGSFTPLAASVAEYARFMGAGGDIPVPGMKERLSPAMAAFVQAGFANALDYDDTGSRGHPGSSIFPAVLALGARLGASGGEVLAALVAGYEVNDRVARATLPSPACYAKVHANGSLQAVGVAAACGRLLGLNGDEMLNCLGIAGAMAPVPHAGKFGWEDKSIASVKDNVAVPAENGVRAAVLAKYGYEGSESVLDGEAGFAAMIGSDRCEKSVLCDFSAFSLPRVCLKPYPCCRWIHPALDALRGLMAEHAFRPEEVASLDVATTPPVAARFGRVRARTFLDMEFSTPLTLALALHGVPRERWFERRFWDDSSVRACAAGITLSPDEGLWKRFLELGRDSSCVPARLALRLRDGRSFEAECDRASGSFEKPLSPEEREEKWAGLLAPLGRERAARLVETALRFDELENIRELTELFGVA, from the coding sequence ATGCAGGAACAGAGCATGACAGGGGCCGTGGCAGAGTACGCCCTCGGCCTGAAAGCGGAAGATATTCCTGAAGATGTGCGCCGCCATGCGCGCATTCTTGCTGCCGATCACATTGCCTGCGCCTTCGGCGGAAGCTTTACGCCACTTGCCGCATCCGTGGCGGAATATGCCCGCTTCATGGGCGCGGGGGGCGATATTCCCGTGCCGGGCATGAAGGAGCGCCTTTCCCCCGCCATGGCGGCCTTCGTGCAGGCAGGCTTTGCCAATGCGCTCGATTACGACGATACGGGCTCACGCGGGCATCCCGGTTCGAGCATCTTTCCCGCCGTGCTGGCGCTCGGCGCCCGCCTCGGCGCGTCGGGAGGCGAGGTGCTGGCCGCCCTTGTCGCAGGCTACGAGGTGAACGACCGCGTGGCCCGGGCCACCCTTCCTTCCCCGGCCTGCTATGCGAAGGTTCACGCCAACGGCAGCCTTCAGGCCGTGGGCGTGGCCGCCGCCTGCGGCCGCCTTCTGGGCCTGAACGGGGATGAGATGCTGAACTGCCTCGGCATTGCGGGGGCCATGGCTCCCGTGCCCCATGCGGGAAAATTCGGCTGGGAGGACAAGTCCATCGCCTCGGTGAAGGACAATGTGGCCGTGCCCGCGGAAAACGGCGTGCGCGCCGCCGTGCTGGCGAAGTACGGGTATGAGGGGAGCGAGTCCGTTCTGGACGGGGAGGCGGGCTTTGCCGCCATGATCGGTTCCGACCGCTGCGAGAAAAGCGTGCTGTGCGATTTTTCCGCCTTTTCCCTGCCGCGCGTCTGCCTCAAGCCCTATCCCTGCTGCCGCTGGATACATCCCGCGCTGGATGCGCTGCGCGGTCTTATGGCGGAACATGCCTTCCGGCCGGAAGAGGTGGCCTCCCTCGACGTGGCCACCACGCCCCCCGTGGCCGCGCGCTTCGGCAGGGTACGGGCGCGCACCTTCCTTGATATGGAATTCAGCACGCCCCTCACCCTTGCCCTTGCCCTGCACGGCGTGCCCCGCGAAAGGTGGTTCGAACGCCGCTTCTGGGATGATTCCTCCGTGCGCGCCTGCGCGGCAGGCATCACGCTCTCGCCCGACGAGGGGCTGTGGAAGCGCTTTCTTGAGCTGGGGCGCGATTCCTCCTGCGTGCCTGCCCGCCTTGCGCTCCGCCTCAGAGACGGCCGGAGCTTCGAGGCGGAATGCGACAGGGCCTCGGGTTCTTTCGAAAAGCCCCTTTCTCCTGAGGAAAGGGAGGAAAAGTGGGCGGGCCTTCTTGCCCCGCTGGGGCGGGAGAGGGCGGCCCGTCTTGTGGAAACGGCCCTGCGTTTCGACGAGCTGGAAAACATCCGGGAACTTACGGAGCTTTTCGGCGTTGCGTAA
- the hemA gene encoding glutamyl-tRNA reductase, whose product MNSTIHLIGINHRTAAVEVREKFALTNFCSPETWAIPTGGDIGESLILSTCNRVEVLVVGDGDKPRLRALEYWAKARGKSVEELEPYLYQYRNDEAIRHLFNVASSLDSLVLGEPQILGQLKAAYRKATQSHSAGTIINRLLHKAFSVAKRVRSETGVASSAVSISYAAVELAKQIFDDMISHNALIIGAGEMAELAALHLRQAGVRRIRVANRTFARAEELAQRLGGEAVPFDQLFTHLVDTDIVISSTGAPDAIIHEEDMRDVLKKRKHRPMFLIDIAMPRDIAPSVNTLDNIYLYDIDDLKEVVEEHIAERRKEAVRARAIVDEETLAFHQWMESLTLQPTIVALVERGENIMREELAKTLHRLGPVDDNTREALEIMASSLVRRFNHEPISFMKDRFHEAANPEYTMQAVDTVRRVFNLK is encoded by the coding sequence ATGAACAGCACCATTCACCTCATAGGCATCAATCACCGCACGGCCGCCGTGGAGGTGCGCGAAAAATTCGCGCTCACCAATTTCTGCTCTCCCGAAACCTGGGCCATTCCCACCGGCGGCGACATCGGCGAATCGCTCATTCTCTCCACCTGCAACCGTGTGGAAGTGCTTGTGGTGGGCGACGGCGACAAGCCCCGCCTCCGCGCCCTGGAATACTGGGCAAAAGCGCGCGGCAAAAGCGTGGAGGAGCTTGAACCCTACCTCTACCAGTACAGGAACGACGAAGCCATACGCCACCTCTTCAACGTGGCCTCCAGCCTGGATTCGCTGGTGCTCGGCGAGCCGCAGATTCTCGGCCAGCTGAAAGCCGCCTACCGCAAGGCCACGCAGAGCCACAGCGCGGGCACCATCATCAACCGGCTGCTGCACAAGGCCTTTTCCGTGGCCAAAAGAGTGCGCTCGGAAACGGGCGTGGCCTCCAGCGCCGTGTCCATCAGCTACGCCGCCGTGGAGCTGGCCAAGCAGATCTTCGACGACATGATCAGCCACAACGCCCTCATCATCGGCGCGGGGGAAATGGCGGAACTTGCCGCCCTGCACCTCAGGCAGGCAGGAGTGAGGCGCATCCGCGTGGCCAACCGCACCTTCGCCCGGGCCGAGGAACTGGCCCAGCGCCTGGGCGGCGAGGCCGTGCCCTTCGACCAGCTCTTCACCCATCTGGTGGACACCGACATCGTCATCAGCTCCACCGGCGCGCCCGACGCCATCATTCACGAAGAAGACATGCGCGACGTGCTGAAAAAGCGCAAGCACCGCCCCATGTTCCTCATCGACATCGCCATGCCGCGCGACATCGCGCCTTCCGTGAACACGCTGGACAATATCTATCTCTACGATATCGACGATCTCAAGGAAGTGGTGGAGGAACACATTGCCGAGCGGCGCAAGGAAGCCGTGCGCGCCCGCGCCATTGTGGACGAGGAAACCCTCGCCTTCCATCAGTGGATGGAGTCGCTCACCCTCCAGCCCACCATCGTGGCGCTGGTGGAACGGGGCGAGAACATCATGAGGGAGGAACTTGCCAAAACCCTGCACCGCCTGGGTCCCGTGGACGACAACACGAGGGAGGCGCTGGAAATCATGGCCAGTTCGCTGGTACGGCGCTTCAACCACGAGCCCATATCCTTCATGAAGGACCGCTTCCACGAGGCGGCCAACCCGGAATACACCATGCAGGCCGTGGACACGGTACGCCGCGTGTTCAACCTGAAGTAA
- a CDS encoding DUF1385 domain-containing protein encodes MKHRFSFFRLLTLSAQSCALPLVGGQAVMEGVLMRNGASYALAVRRPSGNISVESRRWRSVGPKGLRSIRFLRGFPILVESLANGIRALNRSADLADDGDSGPMTKGQVALTLLMAFGAAVLLFVAAPHLMALFMEYLGLSGDMKGFSFHVWDGLFKFLIFTGYIVAISFMPEIRRVFQYHGAEHKTIHAFEKGGMVTVETARQGSRLHPRCGTTFLLFVLSVAIVLHAVLVPLLLMMWEPSSAVLRHAGIVLFKILLIVPVSALAYEIIRYAAALEDGFRARLLRAPGFFLQLLTTREPDDGQLEVAVAALREALGPESPFADRFESPDPTVME; translated from the coding sequence ATGAAGCACAGGTTTTCATTTTTCCGTCTCCTTACGCTTTCCGCACAGAGCTGCGCCCTGCCTCTGGTGGGCGGGCAGGCCGTCATGGAAGGCGTGCTCATGCGTAACGGCGCTTCCTACGCGCTTGCGGTGCGCCGTCCTTCCGGGAATATTTCCGTGGAGAGCCGCCGCTGGAGAAGCGTGGGACCGAAGGGGCTTCGTTCCATACGTTTTCTGCGCGGCTTTCCCATACTGGTGGAAAGCCTTGCCAACGGCATCCGCGCGTTGAACCGTTCCGCCGATCTTGCCGATGACGGCGATTCCGGTCCCATGACGAAGGGGCAGGTGGCCCTCACCCTGCTCATGGCGTTCGGGGCGGCCGTGCTGCTTTTCGTGGCCGCGCCGCATCTCATGGCGCTTTTCATGGAATATCTGGGCCTTTCCGGCGACATGAAGGGCTTTTCCTTCCATGTGTGGGACGGCCTGTTCAAGTTTCTTATTTTCACGGGCTACATTGTGGCCATATCCTTCATGCCCGAGATACGGCGCGTGTTTCAGTATCACGGCGCGGAACACAAGACCATTCACGCCTTTGAAAAGGGCGGCATGGTCACGGTGGAAACGGCGCGGCAGGGCAGCCGGCTGCACCCCCGCTGCGGCACCACCTTTCTGCTTTTCGTTCTTTCCGTGGCCATCGTGCTGCACGCGGTGCTTGTTCCGCTGCTGCTCATGATGTGGGAACCTTCCTCCGCAGTGCTGCGCCATGCGGGCATCGTTCTTTTTAAAATCCTGCTTATTGTGCCGGTGAGCGCTCTCGCCTACGAGATCATCCGCTACGCGGCCGCGCTGGAAGACGGTTTCCGGGCCCGCCTGCTGCGAGCTCCGGGCTTTTTTCTCCAGCTGCTCACCACGCGGGAACCCGACGACGGACAGCTTGAGGTGGCCGTCGCCGCGCTCAGGGAGGCGCTCGGGCCCGAAAGCCCCTTTGCCGACCGCTTTGAATCCCCCGACCCTACCGTGATGGAGTGA
- a CDS encoding amidohydrolase has product MTEQLYDAIERRAEKFQRLADSIWDYAELGFTETRSCRAVTKALEEEGFTVEKGIAGMPTAFRASFTHGQGGPVIGFLAEYDALPMLSQQAGAVTPSPVVEGGPGHGCGHNSMAPMQALAVSALKQVLVERDIPATLVVFGTPAEELLACKGFMARDGVFDGLDAVIDCHSNSFMGTSFGLQNNALFSFLVEFYGKTAHAGSRPWEGRSAADAVELMHAGTERLREHMLPEQRVHWATLSGISAPNVVPDYARTWYYVRSQDPVIQALYERIRLCARGAALMTGTEERITFLAACHQRYPNEALARALYANMLKVGAPEYSEEEHAFARALQHSLGAPEVGMQVETTLVDATKAPFKGDSSDVGDVTLKAPTASLQFPTWVPGAKAHTWAVTACQKSSIMHKGLVTAARVAALTALDLITRPELLAEVRREFESTTAAHPYVDYLDAEARPPLSWHEEDMALFRPLLDAALGTSDR; this is encoded by the coding sequence ATGACAGAGCAGCTTTATGACGCCATAGAACGCAGGGCGGAAAAGTTTCAGCGCCTTGCGGACAGCATATGGGACTACGCCGAACTCGGCTTTACGGAAACGCGTTCCTGCCGCGCCGTGACGAAGGCGCTGGAAGAGGAGGGCTTTACCGTGGAAAAGGGCATTGCGGGTATGCCCACGGCCTTCCGGGCCTCGTTCACCCACGGTCAGGGCGGGCCGGTCATCGGCTTTCTTGCGGAATACGACGCGCTGCCCATGCTTTCCCAGCAGGCCGGAGCGGTGACTCCCTCGCCTGTGGTGGAAGGCGGCCCCGGGCACGGCTGCGGCCACAACTCCATGGCTCCCATGCAGGCGCTTGCGGTGAGCGCGCTGAAGCAGGTGCTGGTGGAGCGCGACATTCCCGCCACGCTCGTGGTGTTCGGCACCCCGGCCGAGGAACTGCTCGCCTGCAAGGGCTTCATGGCCCGCGACGGGGTGTTCGACGGTCTCGATGCGGTCATCGACTGCCATTCCAATTCCTTCATGGGCACGTCCTTCGGGCTTCAGAACAACGCGCTTTTCTCTTTTCTTGTGGAATTCTACGGGAAAACCGCCCATGCCGGAAGCCGCCCGTGGGAAGGCCGCAGCGCCGCCGACGCGGTGGAACTCATGCACGCGGGCACGGAAAGGCTGCGCGAACACATGCTGCCGGAACAGCGCGTGCACTGGGCCACGCTGAGCGGTATTTCCGCCCCCAACGTGGTGCCCGACTACGCCCGTACCTGGTATTATGTCCGCAGCCAGGACCCGGTGATTCAGGCGCTTTACGAGCGCATTCGCCTCTGTGCGCGCGGCGCGGCGCTCATGACCGGAACCGAGGAGCGCATCACCTTCCTTGCCGCCTGCCATCAGCGCTATCCCAACGAGGCGCTGGCCCGCGCCCTTTATGCCAACATGCTCAAGGTGGGCGCGCCCGAATACAGCGAGGAGGAACATGCCTTTGCGCGTGCGCTTCAGCATTCCCTCGGCGCGCCGGAAGTGGGGATGCAGGTGGAAACCACCCTTGTGGACGCGACGAAGGCCCCCTTCAAGGGCGATTCCAGCGATGTGGGCGACGTCACCCTCAAGGCCCCCACGGCCTCGCTCCAGTTCCCCACCTGGGTGCCCGGAGCCAAGGCCCACACCTGGGCCGTCACTGCCTGTCAGAAGAGCTCCATCATGCACAAGGGGCTTGTCACGGCCGCCCGTGTGGCCGCTCTTACCGCGCTCGACCTCATCACCCGGCCCGAACTTCTGGCGGAAGTGCGGCGCGAGTTTGAGTCCACCACCGCGGCCCACCCCTATGTGGATTACCTCGATGCCGAGGCCCGGCCGCCGCTTTCCTGGCATGAAGAGGATATGGCTCTCTTCCGGCCGCTTCTCGATGCCGCCCTCGGAACGTCGGACAGGTAG
- a CDS encoding precorrin-2 dehydrogenase/sirohydrochlorin ferrochelatase family protein, with the protein MPMRYYPLFLDLADARCLVVGAGPVGRRKIASLLECRPLSLLVLDPNLDDKALDKAVAHLPHDSLIRERRAFRAEDVEHKHLVFAATPSAAVNSAVAALCRAAGVLCNVAGPREDGAGGNFLVPAHVENGPLTLALSTSGCSPALARALKEDLEQWIQGGYAPLALLLKALRPKLLALGLGSDADAEIFRALCAKPLREKLMEALLRKDAPLADALMAPHLPASLSFSAKEIFHGLD; encoded by the coding sequence ATGCCCATGCGTTACTATCCCCTGTTTCTCGACCTTGCCGACGCCCGCTGCCTCGTGGTGGGAGCCGGCCCCGTGGGGCGGCGTAAAATCGCCTCCCTTCTGGAATGCCGCCCTCTGAGTCTGCTGGTTCTCGACCCGAACCTCGACGACAAGGCGCTGGACAAGGCCGTGGCTCACCTGCCTCACGATTCCCTCATCCGGGAACGGCGCGCCTTCCGTGCGGAAGACGTGGAGCACAAGCATCTGGTGTTTGCGGCCACGCCCTCGGCAGCCGTCAACTCCGCCGTGGCCGCGCTGTGCCGGGCCGCGGGAGTGCTCTGCAACGTGGCCGGGCCGCGGGAAGACGGTGCGGGCGGCAACTTTCTCGTGCCCGCCCATGTGGAGAACGGCCCCCTCACGCTGGCGCTTTCCACAAGCGGGTGCAGCCCCGCGCTGGCCCGCGCCCTGAAGGAAGACCTTGAACAGTGGATACAGGGAGGCTATGCTCCGCTCGCACTGCTTTTAAAGGCTCTGCGCCCGAAGCTGCTCGCTCTCGGACTCGGCAGCGATGCGGATGCGGAAATTTTCCGCGCCCTCTGCGCAAAGCCCCTGCGTGAAAAGCTCATGGAGGCGCTGCTCAGAAAGGACGCGCCCCTGGCCGACGCGCTGATGGCCCCCCACCTTCCGGCTTCTCTTTCCTTTTCCGCCAAGGAGATATTCCATGGACTGGACTGA
- a CDS encoding ABC transporter ATP-binding protein codes for MAGPILSLDDVSISFKTINGKVRAVRHVSLEVRRGECYALIGESGSGKSTLAFAAMGYLPANGSIESGRILFNGEDITGYSHAQLEKLRGKHVGMVFQNPHTAANPCYTIGDQLTEGIIYHEGISRAEAEERALAMLEAINIPDPKRILERYPHQISGGQKQRITIAQALLSHPDLIIMDEPTTALDVTTEIQFLRLLEDIRSRMDVAILYITHDMGIVARLADRVGVIYAGALVEEGSRETMFRNPEHPYTRGLMHSIPSIKMDRKHKGYSMPGLLPNLISLPPGCAFAPRCPVADEHCSAELPAVRNVPSQDGVEHRVFCHRPGAPLSFSTGVVEECVCHDEGDMQCSEPLLEVRNLKKYYEHSTFTDRLLRRKPRCVYALDDVSFTIMPGETLGVVGESGCGKSTLGKTILRLTEATGGSIFYKGEDITHKHSQSLCKSIQIVFQSPDSSLNPRHSLYTILSRPLLLHGLASGHAELEKRCYRLLDMVSLPRTYLYRKPHQLSGGEKQRVAIARAFAVHPSFVVCDEVTSALDVSVQASIINLLQDLQREFQTSYLFISHDLSAVREISQRIAVMYLGRLVEVGSTDQVFQPPYHPYTKALLSSISLPCIPQPHKSILLEGQIPSPANPPSGCRFRTRCYRRQCETCASVQPSMTFRDGHGLACHIDRAELEADTPVFPESFLS; via the coding sequence GTACCTTCCCGCCAACGGCAGCATCGAAAGCGGCCGCATCCTCTTCAACGGCGAGGACATCACGGGCTATTCCCACGCCCAGCTGGAAAAGCTGCGCGGCAAGCATGTGGGCATGGTGTTCCAGAATCCGCATACGGCCGCCAACCCCTGCTATACCATAGGCGACCAGCTCACCGAGGGCATCATCTATCACGAGGGCATCAGCCGGGCGGAAGCGGAGGAAAGAGCCCTCGCCATGCTGGAAGCCATCAACATTCCCGATCCGAAGCGCATTCTCGAACGCTACCCGCATCAGATTTCCGGCGGGCAGAAGCAGCGCATCACCATTGCCCAGGCGCTGCTCAGTCATCCCGACCTCATCATCATGGACGAACCCACCACGGCGCTCGACGTGACCACGGAAATACAGTTCCTGCGCCTTCTGGAAGACATCCGCTCCCGCATGGACGTGGCCATTCTCTACATCACCCACGACATGGGCATCGTGGCGCGCCTTGCGGACAGGGTGGGCGTCATCTACGCGGGCGCGCTGGTGGAGGAAGGTTCGCGGGAAACCATGTTCCGCAATCCCGAGCATCCCTATACCCGCGGGCTCATGCACAGCATCCCCAGCATAAAGATGGACAGAAAGCACAAGGGCTATTCCATGCCCGGTCTTCTGCCCAACCTCATTTCCCTGCCTCCGGGCTGTGCGTTTGCGCCGCGCTGCCCCGTGGCGGACGAACACTGCTCCGCCGAGCTTCCCGCCGTGCGGAACGTCCCCTCGCAGGACGGGGTGGAACACCGCGTGTTCTGCCACCGGCCGGGCGCGCCCCTTTCCTTCTCCACGGGCGTGGTGGAGGAGTGCGTATGTCACGATGAAGGCGACATGCAGTGTTCCGAGCCCCTGCTGGAAGTAAGAAACCTGAAGAAGTACTACGAGCACAGCACCTTCACGGACAGGCTGCTCCGGCGCAAACCCCGCTGCGTGTATGCGCTGGATGATGTGTCCTTCACCATCATGCCCGGCGAAACGCTGGGCGTGGTGGGGGAATCGGGCTGCGGCAAGAGCACCCTCGGCAAGACCATTCTGCGCCTTACCGAGGCGACGGGCGGCTCCATTTTCTACAAGGGGGAGGACATCACCCACAAGCACAGTCAGAGTCTGTGCAAGTCCATACAGATCGTGTTCCAGAGCCCGGATTCCTCGCTGAACCCGCGACACAGCCTCTACACCATCCTTTCGCGGCCGCTTCTGCTGCACGGCCTGGCCTCCGGCCACGCCGAGCTGGAAAAGCGCTGCTACAGACTGCTCGACATGGTTTCTCTGCCGCGTACCTATCTGTACCGCAAGCCCCATCAGCTGAGCGGCGGCGAAAAGCAGCGCGTGGCCATCGCGCGGGCCTTTGCCGTGCATCCCTCCTTCGTGGTGTGCGACGAAGTGACCTCGGCCCTCGACGTGTCGGTACAGGCCTCCATCATCAACCTGCTGCAGGATCTCCAGCGGGAATTTCAGACCTCGTATCTGTTCATTTCCCACGACCTTTCCGCGGTGCGCGAAATATCCCAGCGCATTGCTGTGATGTACCTCGGCAGGCTCGTGGAAGTGGGGAGCACCGATCAGGTGTTCCAGCCGCCGTATCATCCCTACACCAAGGCGCTTCTGTCCTCCATTTCCCTGCCCTGCATCCCGCAGCCGCATAAGAGCATCCTGCTCGAGGGGCAGATACCCAGCCCGGCGAACCCGCCTTCGGGCTGCCGCTTCCGCACGCGCTGCTACCGCAGACAGTGCGAAACCTGCGCTTCCGTTCAGCCCTCCATGACCTTCAGGGACGGGCACGGCCTCGCCTGCCACATCGACCGTGCGGAGCTTGAGGCGGATACGCCGGTGTTTCCCGAATCCTTCCTGTCCTGA
- a CDS encoding M20/M25/M40 family metallo-hydrolase: MESFGSFMAKHEKDMFELLRILVDMRTGTDNKTGIDAMAAFLAAYLSARGLRTHIVEQKDAGNILMADFPCAQDAPRRILLSGHMDTVFPEDSPFDRLTVEGDIAHGPGTCDMKGGLVVGIFAMLALLEQGFGSAMPLRFLFSPDEEKSSRTMRACLKEQAARAAFALVFEMAGPEGELVRTRKAKVAFAARIRGRAGHAAFITRGKVSALRDAARKIELLEAMNTDNVTGEDSLSVNVGRLEGGVAFNVVPEEALLEVEARCNSLRMRDEVEAKMRGILLTPQVEGTETVIEREVFNPPLEAAATEALYALAGEAAQEIGQSVGEDFRPGCSEASFLAQEGIPVLDGLGPRGGCDHSTREYLLLSSLAERAHLSALLLKKAWERGVSGPWRPVS, encoded by the coding sequence ATGGAATCTTTCGGAAGCTTCATGGCGAAGCATGAAAAGGACATGTTCGAGCTTCTGCGCATTCTTGTGGACATGCGTACCGGCACGGACAACAAAACCGGCATAGACGCCATGGCCGCCTTTCTTGCAGCGTATCTTTCGGCAAGGGGGCTGCGGACGCATATTGTGGAGCAAAAGGACGCGGGCAACATTCTCATGGCGGATTTTCCCTGCGCGCAGGATGCCCCCCGCCGTATTCTGCTTTCCGGCCACATGGACACGGTCTTTCCCGAAGACAGCCCCTTCGACCGGCTCACGGTGGAAGGGGACATCGCGCACGGGCCGGGCACCTGCGACATGAAGGGGGGCCTTGTAGTGGGCATATTCGCCATGCTGGCCCTTCTGGAGCAGGGCTTCGGCTCCGCCATGCCTCTGCGCTTTCTCTTTTCGCCGGATGAGGAAAAATCCTCCCGTACCATGCGCGCCTGCCTGAAGGAGCAGGCCGCCCGCGCCGCCTTTGCGCTGGTGTTTGAAATGGCGGGGCCGGAGGGCGAGCTTGTGCGTACGCGCAAGGCCAAGGTGGCCTTTGCGGCGCGCATACGGGGCAGGGCGGGGCACGCGGCCTTCATCACCAGGGGCAAGGTGAGCGCCCTGCGCGATGCGGCGCGGAAAATCGAGCTTCTGGAAGCCATGAATACCGACAACGTCACCGGCGAGGATTCCCTCAGCGTGAACGTGGGGCGCCTCGAAGGGGGCGTGGCCTTCAACGTGGTGCCGGAAGAGGCCCTTCTTGAGGTGGAGGCCCGCTGCAACAGCCTCCGTATGCGCGACGAGGTGGAAGCGAAGATGCGCGGCATTCTGCTCACCCCGCAGGTGGAAGGCACGGAAACCGTCATCGAGCGGGAAGTATTCAATCCTCCGCTGGAAGCCGCGGCCACGGAAGCGCTGTATGCCCTGGCAGGGGAGGCGGCGCAGGAAATAGGGCAGAGCGTGGGCGAGGATTTCCGCCCCGGCTGCTCGGAAGCCTCCTTCCTCGCGCAGGAAGGCATTCCCGTGCTGGACGGGCTTGGCCCGCGCGGCGGCTGCGACCACTCCACCCGTGAATATCTGCTCCTTTCCTCCCTTGCGGAAAGGGCGCATCTGAGCGCGCTTCTGCTCAAAAAAGCGTGGGAGCGCGGCGTATCCGGGCCCTGGCGACCCGTGTCATGA